A genomic region of Papaver somniferum cultivar HN1 chromosome 7, ASM357369v1, whole genome shotgun sequence contains the following coding sequences:
- the LOC113298716 gene encoding histone H2B.3-like: MAPKAEKKPAEKKPAEKKPAEEKAEKAPAKKKPRAEKKLPSKDASTADKKKKKSKKSVETYKIYIFKVLKQVHPDIGISSKAMGIMNSFINDIFEKLAQEASRLARYNKKPTITSREIQTAVRLVLPGELAKHAVSEGTKAVTKFTST, from the coding sequence atggCTCCCAAAGCAGAGAAGAAGCCAGCAGAGAAAAAGCCAGCTGAGAAGAAACCAGCCGAAGAGAaagcagagaaggcaccagcaaaGAAGAAACCCAGAGCAGAGAAGAAGTTGCCAAGCAAAGATGCTTCTACAGccgacaagaagaagaagaaatcaaagaaaagtgTTGAGACTTATAAGATTTACATCTTCAAAGTTTTGAAACAAGTTCATCCTGACATCGGTATCTCCAGTAAGGCTATGGGGATTATGaacagttttatcaatgatatCTTTGAGAAACTCGCTCAAGAGGCTTCTCGATTAGCAAGGTACAACAAGAAACCTACGATTACTTCTCGTGAGATTCAAACTGCTGTTCGTCTTGTTCTACCCGGTGAACTCGCTAAGCATGCCGTCTCTGAAGGAACTAAAGCTGTCACTAAGTTTACCAGCACTTAG